The genomic region GGTCTCGGTGACCCCGGTGGGCATCGGCATCTTCGACGACAGCGAGCGGCTGGTCGACGCCAACGACGCGCTGTGCGAGCTGCTCGGCTTCGACCTGGAACAGCTGCGCGGGATGACCGCCGAGCAGCTCACCCACCCCGACGAGCCCTCCGACCAGCTCTCCATCGGCGCCATGATGGCCGCGGAGGACCAGAAGAACCTCAAGATCCCGCAGCGGGTGCTGCTGCGCTCGGACAACGAGCCGGTCTACTGCGAGCTGCACGTGGCGCTGTCGGTGCAGGACGACGGCCGCCGGTTCTCCCTGGTGGTCTTCCAGGACATCACCGAGCGCCGCCGCACCGCCGAGGCGCTCAAGCACCAGGCCACTCACGACGACCTGACCGGCCTGCCGAACCGGGCCGCGGTCAAGGAGCTGCTGGCCGGGCTGTTGCACGGCGACCACCCGCACGGGGTGGCGGTGCTGTTCTGCGACATCGACAACTTCAAGCGGGTCAACGACTCCCTCGGCCACGACGCCGGGGACGAGCTGCTGGTGGTGCTGGCCAGGCGGCTGGAGGGCGGGCTGCCCAAGGGCTGCACCGCGGCCAGGCTCTCCGGCGACGAGTACGTGATCATCTGCGAGAACATCGACGAGGTCGGCGGGGTGGACGCGCTGGCCACCAAGGTCTCCAGCCTGCTGCGCACGGTGGTGCCGGTGCACGGCCAGCTGGTCCGGATCTCCGCCTCGATCGGCGCGGCGGTGCCCAACGGCTCCCGCGCCACCGGCGATGACCTGCTGCGCTTCGCCGACGCGGCCATGTTCGAGGCCAAGCGGCGCGGCGCCGGCCGGGTGTCGCTGGCCAGTGCCGCGCTGATGGCCTCCGCGGACTGGCAGGTGCACCTGGAGGGCCAGCTGCGCGACGCGCTGGCCAGGGACGGCCTGGCCCTGCACTTCCAGCCGGTGGTCGACTCCAGCGGCACGGTGATCACCGCCGAGGCGTTGGTCCGCTGGCCGCACCCGGACCGCGGCCTGCTCGCGCCGGATGTCTTCCTGCCGGTGGCCGAACAGGGCGACCTGCTGCGCGAGCTGGACCGCTGGGTGCTGCGCGCGGCGCTGAAGGAGGCGGCGAACTGGCCGTCGGCCAACGGCGCCAAGGCGCCCGGCGTCGCGGTCAACCTGGCCGGGCTGCTGCCGGGTGACCAGGACTTCGTGGACATCGTGGCCACCGCGGTCGCGGAGAGCGGCATCGAATGGGACCGGGTGATCCTGGAGCTGGTGGAGACCAGCCTGGTGGACCTGCCGTCCAAGACCCGCGCGGTGATGGCCGAGCTGGTCGAGCGCGGGGTGCGCTTCGCGGTGGACGACTTCGGCACCGGCTACTCCTCGCTGGCCCGGCTCAAGGACCTGCCCGCGCAGATCATCAAGGTGGGCCGCAGGTTCGTCTCCGGGGTCGGCAAGGACCCCTCGGACTTCGCGGTGGCCCGCGCGGTGGTGGACATGGCGCGGGCGATGGGCCGCAGCTGTGTGGCCGAGGGCGTGGAGACGGCGACCCAGTTCAACATCCTGCGGGGTGTCGGCGTGGACGCCTACCAGGGCTGGCTGTTCTCCAGGGCGGTGCCGCCGAGGGAGTTCCGCGCGGTGCTCTCGCTGGGCAGGCTGCACGTGCCCAAGGCCGACTCAAGCATGTGAGACCGCGGCCAGCAGCTCGGCGAGCTGGTGGCGGGGCAGGTCGATCAGCCGGTTGCCCAGGTCCAGGCCGGGGGTCAGCTCGGCGATCCGGGCGCGGGCCTCGTTCTTGGTCAGGCCGGTCCTGGTCAGCGCCTCCCGCCAGATGTTGCCCGGCTTGCCGTGCGCGCGGTCCAGCAGGTCGCGCTGGACCTGTTGCGCGGCAGGGGTTTCGGTGATCCGGTCGGCGACGATCACCGCGGACTTCGGGCCGGGCGTGCTGCGCAGGAACCGCAGCTTGTACTTGCTGGCAACAAGATCCGCCAAGGCGCGCTGGCCGCGTTCGCTGGTGATGTCGGGGTGGTTGTTGTCCACCAGCAGCAGCACCCGGTCCGCGGAGATGGCCAGCAGGTGCCGCAGCGCCCACGGGCCGGGGTCGGCGGTGGTGTCCACGGCCACCGCGCCGCGGGCGGTCACCGGGGCGGACCAACCCGGTTGGCGGACAACGACTTCCAGGCCGTCCCTGGCCGCCAGCTCGCGCACCGGGCCGAGCTGGCCCGCGCCGGTGGACTCGATGGACTGCGGGCCGTGGGTGTAGATGCCGGTCCCGGCAACGGTCTTCTTCGCCTTGGCGGTCGGGCGGCAGACGTAGAGCGAGCTCGCGCTGCCCACCGCCTGGGCGCCCTGGTAGCGGTCGAAGTCCGGCAGCAGCGCCTCGAACACCAGGCCCAGCCGCAGCAGCTCCTGCTGCACCTTGGCGCCCAGCGCCGGGCTGCGCTCGCTGAAGCCGTAGGCGATGTGGATCCGCCCGGTGGCCGGATCGCGCAGCGACTCCACCGCGCGGGTGGCGAACAGGCCGATGCCCTCCGGGGTGTAGGGCGGGTCGGTGAAGACCAGGTCGGCCCAGCCGGTGGCGGCTGGCGGGAAGCCGAAGCGCAGGTCGGCGTGCAGGCAGTGGATCCGGTGGCCGCGGGCGCGGGCCAGGCCGTCGATGTGCGCGAGCAGGCGCTCGTCCAGGTCCACCACGGTCACCTGGAGGTCGGGGCGCAGCGCGCACAGCGCCAGCGAGGTCAGGTCGTGGTCGCCGAGGCACAGCACGCGGGCCTCGTCCAGGTCGTAGCGCTGGGCCAGCCACAGCGCGCGGCGCAGCACCGACTCCGGGGTGGCCGGGACGTGGTCCAGCGCGGGCAGCGGCGGCGGGCCGTCCGCGATGTCGGACCGGATGGTGGGCAGCAGCCCTGTGTGCTGGCTCACAGAACCGGCAAGCGGGTCTGCCGGTTCCGCCAGTTCGGCCAGTTCGAAGGCGGCGCGGTAGGCCTGCGCGCGGGCCGGGCGGATGCGGTGCCGGTCGCCGTTGCTCTCCAGGTCGGGGCCGAGCAGGGTCAGCAGCTCCTCCACCGAGCGGCGCGGGGCGGCTGGCCTGCGGATCAACTCGGCCAGCGGCTGCCAGCCCTCGGCCAGCAGGGCGAGCACACGGCGTAGCCGGCGGCGCCCCGGTCCGGCCGCGGACAGGTGGGCGGCGAGCTGGTCCAGCGGCGCGTCGACGGTCACAAAACGTTTACTGTAAAGGGCTGGCCACTGGGTGTTGACCTCGCCGTTGTCAGTCCATCGGACTAAGGTCGATTGCTCAGGCGGCGGCCGGCCAGTGGCCGTCACGACCACAGGGGGGCTCGCGTGATCGAGTTCCAGGCCGTGACCAAACGCTTCGATGACGGCACCGTCGCCGTCGACGAGCTGACCCTCTCCGTGCAGGCGGGCACGATCACCGTGTTCGTCGGGCCGTCCGGCTGCGGGAAGACCACCTCGCTCCGCATGGTCAACCGGATGGTGGAACCCACCTCGGGCACCATCCTGGTCAACGGGAACGACATCAGGGACTCCGACCCGGCGCTGCTGCGCCGCGGCATCGGCTACGTGATCCAGCAGGCAGGCCTGTTCCCGCACCGCAGCGTGCTGGACAACATCGCCACCGTGCCGCTGCTCTCCGGCTGGACCCGGCGCAAGGCGCGGGCCCGCGCCGCCGAGCTGCTGGAGACCGTCGGCCTGCCCTCGGCACTGGGCTCGCGGTACCCCGCGCAGCTCTCCGGCGGGCAGCAGCAGCGGGTCGGGGTGGCCAGGGCGCTGGCCGCGGACCCGCCGGTGCTGCTCATGGACGAGCCGTTCAGCGCGGTGGATCCCGTTGTGCGCGAAGGACTTCAGGACGAGCTGCTGCGGTTGCAGGCCGAGCTGGACAAGACCATCGTCTTCGTCACCCACGACATCGACGAGGCGGTCCGGATCGGCGAGAAGATCGCGGTGTTCCGGCAGGGCGGCGTGCTCGCCCAGTACGCCACCCCGGCGGAGCTGCTGACCAGGCCCGCCAACGACTTCGTGGCCAACTTCGTGGGCAAGGACCGCGGCTACCGCGGACTGTCCTTTGTGGAGGATGGCGAGCTGGACCTGCGTTCGGTGGCCACCGTGCAGGTGGGCGCGCAACGGCGGGCCGGCACCGGCTGGACGCTGGCGCTGGACGAGCGGAACCAGCCGCGCGGCTGGCTGCCGCCGGAGTCCATCGCGGACGGCCAGGTCGCGGAGGCCTCGCTGGTGCCGGGCGGTTCGCTGCACGTGCGCGGCACCGCGCTGCGCGGCGCGCTGGACGCGGCGCTGTCCTCGCCCGCCGGGCTCGGCGTGGTGGTGGACGAGCAGGGCGGCTACTCCGGCGTGGTCACCGCACAGCAGGTGCTCGACCTGCTGGCGCGGCACCGCGAGCAGGAGACGGGCAGGGTCTGAGCGTGTTGGACGACTTCAGTCGCTACCTCAGCAGCCGGGCGACCCTGGAGGGGGTGCTCAGCGGCCTGCTGGAGCACGTGCTGCTCTCCCTGGTCCCGGTGCTGATCGGCCTGCTGCTGGCCATCCCGCTCGGCTGGCTGGCCCAGCGCACCCGGTTCCTGCGCACCCTGTTCCTGGGCACCGCCAACATCGTCTACACCGTCCCGTCGCTGGCGCTGTTCGTGGTGATCCCCGGCCTGCTCGGCACCCGGATCACCGATCCGGTCAACGTGGTGGTGGCGCTGACCGTCTACACCACCGCGCTGCTGGTGCGGCCGGTGATCGACGCGCTGGACTCGCTGCCCAACCACGTGATCGCCGCGGCCACCGCGATCGGCTTCAAGCCGGTGCACCGGTTCTTCGCCGTCGACCTGCCGCTGTCCGTGCCGGTGCTCACCGCGGGCGTGCGGGTGGCCGCGGTCAGCAACATCAGCCTGGTCAGCGTGGGCGCGCTGATCGGCGTCGGCGGGCTCGGCGTGCTGTTCACCGACGGGTTCCGGGTGCAGGACTTCCCGCCGATCATCGTCGGCATCGTGCTCACCCTGGTGCTGGCGGCCCTGGTGGATGGGGCGCTGGTGGTGCTGCGCAAGGTGCTCACCCCGTGGACCAGGGTCGGAACCGGAGGCTCGCTGTGATCCAGCAGTTGATGGACTGGCTGGCCAACCCCGAGCACTGGCGCGGGCCGGACGGCCTGCCGAACCGGTTGGTCGAGCACCTCTACTACACGCTGATCGCGGTGTTCGGCGCCGCGGCCATCGGCATCCCGCTGGGCCTGTTCGTCGGGCACACCGGGCGCGGCGGGCTGGTGCTGGTCGGCGCCTCCAACGCGATGCGCGCGCTGCCCACGCTGGGCCTGGTGACCTTCCTGTTCCTGCTCGGCGGCGGCTCCCAGGTCTCCACCCTGATCGCGCTGATCGTGCTCGCGGTGCCGCCGATCCTGGCCGGCACCTACGCGGGCGTGCAGGACACCGACGCCGGGGTGGTGGACGCCGCCCGCGGCATGGGCATGACCGGCTGGCAGCGGCTGTGGCAGGTCGAGGTGCCCAACGCGCTGCCGCTGCTGCTGGGCGGCCTGCGCAACGCGATGCTGCAGGTGGTGGCGACCGCGGCGGTCGCGGCCTACGTCGGACTCGGGGGACTGGGCCGGGTGCTGCTGGACGGCATGCGGATCTACGACTACCCGAAGGTGGTGGCGGGCGCGTTCGCGGTGGCGCTGCTCGCGGTGGTGCTGGACCTGCTGCTGGCAGGACTCCAGCGGATCGTGGTGCCGCGCGGCCTGCGGGTGGCGGCGCGCGCGGCGGCGATCGCCCGCGGCGCGACCAAGGTCCGGGCGAAGTCCAACGGGGACAACAACTCAGCCAAGATCGAGACCCGGGCCGCGGAGTCCGGTGTCGCTGGAGGGACAAGGTAATGAAGCGGAACCTGGCGGCGCTGGCCGTGCTGGTCCTGGCCGCGGTGAGCGCCTGCGGGGCGCCATCGGACCCGCTCAAGGACAACAACGCGCCGGCTGCGGACGGGACGATCAACATCGGCTCGGTCGACTTCCCGGAGAACAAGCTGCTGGCCCAGATCTACGCCACCGTGCTGCGGGAGGCGGGGGTCAAGTCCGAGGTGGCCAGCCCGGTGTCGGCGCGCGAGGTGGTGCTCAAGGGCCTCAAGGACGGCTCGTTCACCCTGGTGC from Crossiella sp. CA-258035 harbors:
- a CDS encoding EAL domain-containing protein, with protein sequence MTEQVQRTGRGPHVLEPAGSAQPCPDNGAADAASVDSLEIAFPDAAALLCDANTYVVKANKAAAELAGATVDELVGQELGALLIGADPDIRLCRPDGGEVPVRVVRLPAPGRNRQIVLLVDISDLATAAQALREEERRLNDVQRVAGIASWEFDPATGETVWSANHYDILGLTPGEVTPGAQAVLDVAHPEDRELIAAYWSDHKNSGDAIDIEYRVIRPDGEIRRIRGEAKSHCDARGELVRITGYIRDITEAWRVENELAKERVRLLEAQRIARMGSWTYEVAAGTIYRSEALIELFDEVGSVPDNDILSGVHPGDLKALAELRDRLLVAEHGETAETEFRGELGDKVYMLRVRAEHGEDRKVARLQATVQNVTEQRALERQLLRDRRRLDDAQRVSRLGTWEWYPATGETSWSEMLFELYGVPPGQRTTYQDYLNLVHPEDRQWVDELWQQLAVDEQPVECEHRLVRGDGAVRVFRCHGAAVTAPDGGTVMVGTAQDITEQRVVETRMQRSSQRFADLVSVTPVGIGIFDDSERLVDANDALCELLGFDLEQLRGMTAEQLTHPDEPSDQLSIGAMMAAEDQKNLKIPQRVLLRSDNEPVYCELHVALSVQDDGRRFSLVVFQDITERRRTAEALKHQATHDDLTGLPNRAAVKELLAGLLHGDHPHGVAVLFCDIDNFKRVNDSLGHDAGDELLVVLARRLEGGLPKGCTAARLSGDEYVIICENIDEVGGVDALATKVSSLLRTVVPVHGQLVRISASIGAAVPNGSRATGDDLLRFADAAMFEAKRRGAGRVSLASAALMASADWQVHLEGQLRDALARDGLALHFQPVVDSSGTVITAEALVRWPHPDRGLLAPDVFLPVAEQGDLLRELDRWVLRAALKEAANWPSANGAKAPGVAVNLAGLLPGDQDFVDIVATAVAESGIEWDRVILELVETSLVDLPSKTRAVMAELVERGVRFAVDDFGTGYSSLARLKDLPAQIIKVGRRFVSGVGKDPSDFAVARAVVDMARAMGRSCVAEGVETATQFNILRGVGVDAYQGWLFSRAVPPREFRAVLSLGRLHVPKADSSM
- a CDS encoding bis-aminopropyl spermidine synthase family protein; the protein is MTVDAPLDQLAAHLSAAGPGRRRLRRVLALLAEGWQPLAELIRRPAAPRRSVEELLTLLGPDLESNGDRHRIRPARAQAYRAAFELAELAEPADPLAGSVSQHTGLLPTIRSDIADGPPPLPALDHVPATPESVLRRALWLAQRYDLDEARVLCLGDHDLTSLALCALRPDLQVTVVDLDERLLAHIDGLARARGHRIHCLHADLRFGFPPAATGWADLVFTDPPYTPEGIGLFATRAVESLRDPATGRIHIAYGFSERSPALGAKVQQELLRLGLVFEALLPDFDRYQGAQAVGSASSLYVCRPTAKAKKTVAGTGIYTHGPQSIESTGAGQLGPVRELAARDGLEVVVRQPGWSAPVTARGAVAVDTTADPGPWALRHLLAISADRVLLLVDNNHPDITSERGQRALADLVASKYKLRFLRSTPGPKSAVIVADRITETPAAQQVQRDLLDRAHGKPGNIWREALTRTGLTKNEARARIAELTPGLDLGNRLIDLPRHQLAELLAAVSHA
- a CDS encoding ABC transporter ATP-binding protein, with protein sequence MIEFQAVTKRFDDGTVAVDELTLSVQAGTITVFVGPSGCGKTTSLRMVNRMVEPTSGTILVNGNDIRDSDPALLRRGIGYVIQQAGLFPHRSVLDNIATVPLLSGWTRRKARARAAELLETVGLPSALGSRYPAQLSGGQQQRVGVARALAADPPVLLMDEPFSAVDPVVREGLQDELLRLQAELDKTIVFVTHDIDEAVRIGEKIAVFRQGGVLAQYATPAELLTRPANDFVANFVGKDRGYRGLSFVEDGELDLRSVATVQVGAQRRAGTGWTLALDERNQPRGWLPPESIADGQVAEASLVPGGSLHVRGTALRGALDAALSSPAGLGVVVDEQGGYSGVVTAQQVLDLLARHREQETGRV
- a CDS encoding ABC transporter permease, encoding MDDFSRYLSSRATLEGVLSGLLEHVLLSLVPVLIGLLLAIPLGWLAQRTRFLRTLFLGTANIVYTVPSLALFVVIPGLLGTRITDPVNVVVALTVYTTALLVRPVIDALDSLPNHVIAAATAIGFKPVHRFFAVDLPLSVPVLTAGVRVAAVSNISLVSVGALIGVGGLGVLFTDGFRVQDFPPIIVGIVLTLVLAALVDGALVVLRKVLTPWTRVGTGGSL
- a CDS encoding ABC transporter permease translates to MIQQLMDWLANPEHWRGPDGLPNRLVEHLYYTLIAVFGAAAIGIPLGLFVGHTGRGGLVLVGASNAMRALPTLGLVTFLFLLGGGSQVSTLIALIVLAVPPILAGTYAGVQDTDAGVVDAARGMGMTGWQRLWQVEVPNALPLLLGGLRNAMLQVVATAAVAAYVGLGGLGRVLLDGMRIYDYPKVVAGAFAVALLAVVLDLLLAGLQRIVVPRGLRVAARAAAIARGATKVRAKSNGDNNSAKIETRAAESGVAGGTR